A region from the Silene latifolia isolate original U9 population chromosome 7, ASM4854445v1, whole genome shotgun sequence genome encodes:
- the LOC141590298 gene encoding uncharacterized protein LOC141590298: MALIGKQVWRLMTEPDGRWAQTMRASLGHNPSYTWRGILEALDVLKCGWRKRIGDGLSTRVWEDAWLPETQTGRIVSPRVQGREDMVVADLIAVEGGGEALATRVNIASRVRGESSFCSLCNNYVESILHLFRDRVFAEKVWEGIRLGEEGREGGGVRDWVEARWRELGYREHALFMVGCWVIWEHRNKVVFDTREVDVVCVIRRVKDVMDEMEGGGFTRDRHGGGRSGSEGDEGRRAWVAPQPEYVKVNVDAGTTEGEGMSVGVVCRDERGAVLWGVSLVQEQQWDSQMAEAVAIMEEISEGAKRGHSKIVMESDCLSVIERLKKKDTGRSMLFGRIRVV, from the exons ATGGCGCTTATAGGAAAGCAGGTCTGGCGATTGATGACGGAACCCGATGGTCGTTGGGCTCAAACGATGCGTGCTAGTCTTGGCCATAATCCAAGCTATACTTGGAGAGGCATTCTCGAGGCTCTTGATGTGTTGAAATGCGGGTGGAGGAAACGTATTGGCGATGGGTTGTCAACTCGGGTTTGGGAGGATGCGTGGCTGCCCGAGACTCAAACTGGACGCATTGTTTCACCTCGGGTTCAGGGACGGGAGGATATGGTGGTAGCTGACCTTATAGCGGTGGAGGGAGGAGG CGAGGCCTTAGCAACAAGAGTGAATATCGCTTCTCGAGTCCGAGGTGAGTCTTCTTTTTGTTCTTTATGTAATAATTATGTTGAGTCGATTCTTCATCTCTTTCGCGATCGTGTCTTTGCCGAGAAAGTGTGGGAAGGTATCAGGCTTGGGGAAGAGGGTAGGGAGGGTGGCGGTGTTAGGGATTGGGTGGAGGCTAGATGGCGTGAGCTGGGTTATCGTGAACATGCCTTATTTATGGTTGGGTGTTGGGTCATTTGGGAACACCGTAATAAGGTTGTGTTCGACACGAGGGAAGTAGATGTTGTGTGTGTCATACGTAGGGTGAAGGATGTTATGGACGAAATGGAAGGGGGAGGCTTTACTCGGGATAGACATGGAGGTGGGAGGTCGGGCAGTGAGGGAGACGAAGGTAGGAGGGCGTGGGTTGCACCCCAACCGGAGTATGTCAAAGTCAATGTGGACGCGGGGACTACGGAGGGCGAGGGAATGAGTGTAGGTGTGGTGTGTCGGGATGAGAGGGGAGCGGTTTTGTGGGGCGTTTCTCTGGTGCAAGAGCAACAATGGGACTCACAGATGGCGGAAGCGGTGGCTATCATGGAAGAAATTAGTGAAGGTGCGAAACGAGGACATTCCAAGATTGTGATGGAGAGTGACTGCTTGTCGGTTATCGAGAGGCTTAAGAAGAAGGATACGGGACGAAGCATGTTGTTTGGTCGCATACGTGTCGTGTAA